The nucleotide sequence GGCCCGGGTGAGGTTCGCCTTCGCCAACATGCCGTCGGCTTGAACTTCATCGACGTCTATTTCCGCACCGGCCTCTACAAGGCGCCGGGGCTGCCGTTCGTCGCGGGCAACGAAGCCGCCGGCGAGGTCGTGGCCGTCGGCCCGGGCGTCACCAATTTTCACCCCGGCGACCGGGTCGCCTACTATTTCACGCTCGGCGGCTACGCCAGCGAGCGGGTGATTCCGGCGGACAAGCTGGTCAAGCTACCCGACCACATCACCTACGAGCAGGGCGCCGTCCTGATGCTGAAGGGGCTGACGGTCTGGTATCTCCTGCACAAGACCTTCAAGGTCGAGCCCGGCCACCGGGTGCTGATCCATGCCGCCGCGGGCGGCATCGGGCTACTCGCCTGCCAGTGGGCAAAGGCGCTCGGCGCGCATGTGATCGGTACCGTGGGCTCCAAGGCGAAAGCCGATCTCGCGCTCGCCAATGGCTGCGACCACGTCATCCTCTACAATGAGG is from Bradyrhizobium sp. AZCC 2176 and encodes:
- a CDS encoding quinone oxidoreductase family protein; translated protein: MTKAVRVHKVGGPEALVYEDVDVAAPGPGEVRLRQHAVGLNFIDVYFRTGLYKAPGLPFVAGNEAAGEVVAVGPGVTNFHPGDRVAYYFTLGGYASERVIPADKLVKLPDHITYEQGAVLMLKGLTVWYLLHKTFKVEPGHRVLIHAAAGGIGLLACQWAKALGAHVIGTVGSKAKADLALANGCDHVILYNEEDFVARVKQISRNELCDVVYDGVGKTTFPGSLSCLRPRGLFVSFGNASGPVPPFPLAELNNHGSLFATRPKLNDYVSTRKELLEGADTLFAAVINGKLHVPINHAYALKDAAKAHIELESRATTGAAILRP